In a genomic window of Clostridia bacterium:
- the alr gene encoding alanine racemase, protein MLKAVINLKNIKHNFEIIKSQTKSKICAIIKADAYGHGLVQVAQALKSADCFGVARPCEAFELRDAGITNDILILGGFEISELDDLIKRNVIISVHSKEELKHLKKAAKGYDGNVRIHIKVDSGMNRLGVQDKQELISILNSISILKNIKCEAVYTHYSTSDSDTDYLQEQYNKFCYITDSINLKKHSANSAAIFCDDKYHMDMVRPGIMLYGYIGNKNLITKDGKTLSKILKPAMRITSNIIQIKSIESGSFIGYDKGYNADKKLKAAIISCGYGDGYPRLINNGYVIINNKKCKILGKVCMDSAIVDITDAGKVNLKDEVIILGEKLGADIIAEWNNTISYDILCAVTKRVKKEWLI, encoded by the coding sequence TTGTTAAAAGCTGTAATTAATTTAAAAAATATTAAACATAATTTTGAAATTATAAAATCCCAAACCAAATCTAAAATATGTGCCATAATTAAGGCGGATGCATACGGACATGGGCTTGTTCAAGTTGCGCAAGCCTTAAAAAGCGCAGATTGTTTTGGCGTGGCCAGGCCTTGTGAAGCATTTGAATTAAGAGATGCAGGCATAACTAATGATATTTTGATATTAGGGGGTTTTGAGATATCTGAACTAGACGACTTAATCAAAAGAAATGTAATTATATCTGTGCATTCAAAAGAAGAACTAAAACACTTAAAAAAAGCAGCAAAAGGTTATGACGGTAATGTAAGAATTCATATAAAAGTTGACAGCGGTATGAATCGACTTGGTGTTCAAGATAAGCAAGAACTTATTAGTATCCTGAACAGTATTTCGATTTTAAAAAATATAAAATGTGAAGCTGTTTACACTCATTATTCAACTTCGGATTCGGATACGGATTATTTGCAAGAGCAATATAATAAATTTTGCTATATTACAGATTCAATCAATCTAAAAAAACATTCGGCTAATTCGGCTGCAATTTTTTGTGACGATAAATATCATATGGATATGGTACGTCCGGGTATTATGTTATATGGATATATAGGCAATAAAAATCTTATTACCAAAGACGGTAAAACATTGTCAAAAATATTAAAACCTGCAATGAGGATAACTTCCAATATCATTCAGATTAAATCAATAGAAAGCGGAAGTTTTATAGGATATGACAAAGGCTATAATGCTGATAAAAAATTAAAAGCGGCTATAATTTCATGTGGTTATGGAGATGGTTATCCAAGACTAATTAACAATGGATATGTTATAATTAATAATAAAAAATGTAAGATTTTAGGTAAAGTCTGCATGGATTCAGCGATTGTCGATATTACTGATGCTGGTAAGGTAAATTTAAAAGACGAAGTAATTATTTTGGGCGA